Proteins from a genomic interval of Cryptosporangium phraense:
- a CDS encoding LLM class flavin-dependent oxidoreductase: MPVEFLGIGATNDGSETHPRSGPVFDKQYTLEAARAHEDSGWDRVLYAYGSSSPDPGQAAAFVASKLDRLQLLLAHRPNVSYPTFAAKEFATLDQISDGRLTVHFITGGSDQEQRREGDTLTKDERYSRTREYIQIVKRAWTETEPFDHHGQHYQFDDFSLDVRPVQQPRPRVSFGGSSAAAYSAGGAEADIYALWGEPLASTKEQIASVYAAARAAGRTSMPVLQVAFRPILGPTESSAWDKAEAIVDRIASRGPFVRRRVPGAPQNAGSQRLIAIAEQGDRFDRALWTRTAAVTGGAGNSNALVGTPETVAAALLDYYDLGVRIFSARGYDTIADAVEFGEQVIPLVRAEVARRERLDPHAA; the protein is encoded by the coding sequence ATGCCTGTTGAGTTCCTCGGTATCGGCGCGACTAACGACGGCTCCGAGACCCACCCGCGCAGCGGTCCGGTCTTCGACAAGCAGTACACGCTGGAGGCGGCCCGCGCCCACGAAGACAGCGGCTGGGACCGCGTTCTGTACGCCTACGGATCCTCGTCACCCGATCCGGGCCAGGCCGCCGCCTTCGTGGCGTCGAAGCTCGATCGGTTGCAGCTCCTGCTCGCGCACCGGCCCAACGTCTCGTACCCGACGTTCGCGGCCAAGGAGTTCGCGACGCTCGACCAGATCAGCGACGGCCGGCTGACCGTGCATTTCATCACCGGAGGGAGCGACCAGGAGCAGCGGCGCGAGGGTGACACGCTGACCAAGGACGAGCGCTACAGCCGGACCCGCGAGTACATCCAGATCGTCAAACGGGCCTGGACCGAGACCGAGCCGTTCGACCACCACGGCCAGCACTACCAATTCGACGACTTCTCGCTGGACGTCCGCCCGGTGCAGCAGCCGCGACCGCGGGTGTCGTTCGGAGGCTCGTCGGCGGCCGCGTACTCGGCCGGAGGCGCGGAAGCCGACATCTACGCGCTCTGGGGTGAGCCGCTGGCCTCGACGAAGGAGCAGATCGCGTCGGTGTACGCGGCCGCGCGGGCGGCGGGGCGGACGTCGATGCCGGTGCTGCAGGTCGCGTTCCGCCCGATTCTCGGTCCGACCGAATCCTCGGCCTGGGACAAGGCGGAAGCGATCGTCGATCGGATCGCCTCCCGGGGACCGTTCGTGCGGCGGCGGGTGCCGGGCGCTCCGCAGAACGCGGGCTCGCAGCGGCTGATCGCGATCGCCGAGCAGGGTGACCGGTTCGACCGCGCGCTGTGGACCCGCACGGCCGCCGTGACCGGCGGCGCCGGGAACTCGAACGCGCTGGTCGGGACGCCGGAGACGGTGGCCGCGGCGCTGCTGGACTACTACGACCTGGGCGTCCGCATCTTCTCGGCCCGGGGGTACGACACGATCGCCGATGCGGTCGAGTTCGGCGAGCAGGTCATTCCGCTGGTGCGGGCCGAAGTGGCCCGGCGGGAGAGGCTTGACCCTCACGCGGCGTGA